A genomic stretch from Methylorubrum extorquens includes:
- a CDS encoding protein of unknown function (Evidence 5 : Unknown function) — protein MLVVSILQGAAAYWKINSISTVTNDILENTIPSINEAHAINALILRTRLWQARYMTPENEASREQSRARIVEFATERDQRVAAYQSLVASADEQQTYDELKAKLDLLRADGERLRAFPNERYEEAIAFFRGSMYANYLAVSAAARKLVDINIANGKKADAAVRSEQASAMRSTLLILGLAVLIALSAMTFCFLGVSRPIERMTAAMRRLAGGDAASKIPYASRQDEIGAMAGAVQVFRDNLVRTRQLEEETALARASAEEQRKAGMRQMADGFEAAVGGIVGMVSSAASELQATAQSMSSTAGQTATQSTSVAAAAEQAAANVNTVAAAAEELGSSVAEISRQVSGSADLAQMAVAEANATVGLVQELAQSASRIGDVVALISQIAGQTNLLALNATIEAARAGEAGARLRGRGFRGQGTRQPDRARHRGDRAADRPDPGIDGSSGRRDRRDRHAHPRNRGRRGLDRDGGGGAGRGDPGDRAQRCPGIRRDERGDDEHRGCGGCGRGDGCSRRAGAGLGLRAVAPIRAPQCRGRELPRHRARRLNGTE, from the coding sequence ATGCTCGTCGTGTCGATCCTGCAGGGTGCTGCCGCCTATTGGAAGATCAACAGCATCTCTACTGTCACGAATGATATTCTCGAGAATACTATTCCCTCCATCAACGAAGCACATGCAATCAACGCGCTCATTCTGCGCACGCGACTTTGGCAGGCTCGCTACATGACGCCCGAGAATGAGGCGTCGAGGGAGCAGAGCAGAGCCAGAATTGTCGAGTTCGCGACAGAACGCGACCAAAGGGTTGCGGCATACCAATCGCTCGTCGCGAGCGCGGACGAGCAGCAGACGTATGATGAGTTGAAGGCGAAGCTTGATCTGCTGAGAGCCGATGGCGAACGCCTTCGGGCTTTTCCGAATGAGCGCTACGAAGAGGCCATCGCGTTCTTCCGCGGCTCGATGTACGCCAACTACCTCGCCGTCTCGGCCGCAGCACGCAAGCTGGTCGATATCAATATTGCGAATGGCAAGAAGGCCGACGCCGCCGTTCGGTCGGAACAGGCTTCGGCGATGCGGAGCACGCTGCTCATCCTCGGCCTTGCCGTCCTGATCGCCCTGAGCGCGATGACCTTCTGCTTCCTGGGCGTCTCGCGTCCGATCGAGCGGATGACCGCGGCGATGCGGCGCTTGGCCGGCGGGGACGCAGCCTCGAAGATTCCCTATGCCAGCCGCCAGGACGAGATCGGTGCGATGGCCGGCGCCGTGCAGGTGTTTCGCGACAATCTCGTTCGGACCCGCCAGCTCGAAGAGGAGACGGCGCTCGCGCGTGCCTCGGCTGAAGAGCAGCGCAAGGCCGGCATGCGCCAGATGGCCGATGGCTTCGAGGCCGCGGTCGGCGGCATCGTCGGCATGGTCTCCTCGGCCGCCAGCGAGTTGCAGGCCACGGCCCAGAGCATGAGTTCCACCGCCGGACAGACCGCCACCCAATCCACCAGCGTGGCAGCGGCTGCCGAGCAGGCTGCGGCCAACGTCAACACCGTGGCGGCGGCCGCCGAAGAACTCGGCTCGTCGGTGGCCGAGATCAGCCGGCAGGTTTCCGGCTCGGCCGATCTCGCCCAAATGGCGGTGGCGGAGGCCAATGCCACGGTCGGCCTCGTGCAGGAGCTGGCGCAATCGGCCAGCCGCATCGGCGACGTGGTGGCCCTGATCTCGCAGATCGCGGGGCAGACGAACCTCTTGGCGCTCAACGCCACGATCGAGGCGGCCCGTGCCGGCGAGGCGGGGGCGAGGCTTCGCGGTCGTGGCTTCCGAGGTCAAGGAACTCGCCAACCAGACCGCGCGCGCCACCGAGGAGATCGGGCGGCAGATCGGCCAGATCCAGGGATCGACGGATCAAGCGGTCGGCGCGATCGGCGGGATCGGCACGCGCATCCGCGAAATCGCGGGCGTCGCGGCCTCGATCGCGACGGCGGTGGAGGAGCAGGGCGCGGCGACCCAGGAGATCGTGCGCAACGTTGCCCAGGCATCCGCCGGGACGAGCGAGGTGACGACGAACATCGCGGGTGTGGCGGGTGCGGCCGAGGAGACGGGTGCAGCCGCCGCGCAGGTGCTGGCCTCGGCCTCCGAGCTGTCGCGCCAATCCGAGCACCTCAATGCCGAGGTCGGGAACTTCCTCGCCACCGTGCGCGCCGCCTGAACGGAACAGAGTAG
- a CDS encoding putative L,D-transpeptidase catalytic domain (YkuD) (Evidence 3 : Putative function from multiple computational evidences; PubMedId : 16647082, 18456808, 17369299; Product type e : enzyme), producing MKTLASVLAGVVGVCVLTMGAANAAPYDPFGSDDDGYQEQSSRGGWPVYDPYATQRGSSARGYSQGYGEDEAAQAQVARIPREIVEYNSRYAPGTIVVSTAERRLYYVMPGGQAVRYGVGVGRPGFTWSGVNKITAKREWPGWTPPAAMIARRPDLPRYMAGGIENPLGARAMYIGKSEYRIHGSNEPDTIGQAVSSGCIRMTNEDVTDLYSRVKVGATVIVN from the coding sequence ATGAAGACCTTGGCATCTGTTCTCGCCGGCGTTGTCGGCGTCTGTGTTCTCACGATGGGCGCTGCAAACGCTGCGCCCTACGATCCGTTCGGCTCGGACGACGATGGTTACCAGGAGCAATCGTCGCGAGGCGGTTGGCCGGTCTACGACCCCTATGCCACGCAGCGCGGCTCCAGCGCGCGAGGCTATAGCCAGGGTTACGGAGAGGACGAGGCCGCTCAAGCGCAGGTGGCGCGTATTCCCCGCGAAATCGTGGAGTACAACAGCCGCTACGCGCCGGGCACGATCGTCGTCTCCACGGCCGAGCGCCGTCTCTACTACGTGATGCCGGGTGGCCAGGCCGTTCGCTACGGTGTGGGCGTCGGGCGTCCGGGCTTCACCTGGAGCGGCGTGAACAAGATCACCGCCAAGCGCGAATGGCCGGGCTGGACGCCTCCGGCGGCGATGATCGCCCGTCGGCCCGACCTGCCGCGCTACATGGCCGGCGGCATCGAGAACCCGCTCGGCGCCCGCGCGATGTATATCGGCAAGTCGGAATACCGGATCCACGGCTCGAACGAGCCGGACACGATCGGGCAGGCGGTCTCTTCGGGCTGCATCCGCATGACCAACGAGGATGTCACCGACCTCTATTCCCGCGTGAAGGTTGGGGCGACCGTCATCGTCAACTGA
- a CDS encoding putative transglycosylase (Evidence 3 : Putative function from multiple computational evidences; Product type e : enzyme), translated as MQGRSIGSPRTTKISSHAPRKSGRPTPSSDAITMNSRTGRDHGSRTALVRSILSMTLLAGGLSAVLLNAGTDFGRAEASTKVSDLAMPKPRLQALAPEMPVSSVLAASASFHPVGDLDTELGTNTVDRVSYDFLLSQTSTGDPNDILEFGPMKIRRHLVQTIVKAAQAVQTDPVLLMAVADKESSFITAVQAKTSSATGLFQFIERTWLGVIRDFGPRYGYEKEAGLIVPDGNDRPSIQDQAERSRILDLRRDPYLSAVMAGEMLKRDAGRIALKIGRELTLGEVYLAHFLGPEDAENFLSQVVDKPTAAAATLLPGPARANRSIFFAGTTGRGRHRKPASLSVAQVHQKFEAMMNARGDRYRDVRTVAGLVALADAETVQ; from the coding sequence ATGCAGGGCCGTTCGATTGGATCGCCGCGGACCACCAAGATTTCCTCCCACGCTCCTCGCAAGAGCGGGCGTCCCACCCCGTCCTCCGACGCCATCACCATGAATTCCCGGACGGGGCGTGATCACGGCAGCCGCACGGCTCTGGTCCGCTCCATCCTGTCCATGACCCTGCTCGCCGGGGGACTGAGCGCGGTTCTGCTCAATGCCGGCACCGATTTCGGCCGGGCCGAGGCCTCGACCAAGGTGTCCGACCTCGCCATGCCGAAGCCGCGCCTTCAGGCGCTCGCGCCCGAGATGCCGGTATCGAGCGTGCTGGCCGCCTCCGCGAGCTTCCACCCCGTGGGCGATCTCGACACCGAACTCGGTACCAACACGGTCGACCGCGTCTCCTACGACTTCCTGCTCTCGCAGACCTCGACCGGCGATCCGAACGACATCCTCGAATTCGGGCCGATGAAGATCCGCCGCCACCTCGTCCAGACGATTGTGAAGGCGGCTCAGGCGGTGCAGACCGATCCGGTGCTGCTCATGGCGGTGGCCGACAAGGAGTCGAGCTTCATCACCGCCGTCCAGGCCAAGACCTCCTCGGCCACCGGACTGTTCCAGTTCATCGAGCGCACTTGGCTCGGCGTGATCCGCGATTTCGGACCCCGATACGGATACGAGAAGGAGGCCGGCCTGATCGTTCCGGACGGCAACGACCGGCCGTCGATTCAGGATCAGGCCGAGCGCTCCCGCATCCTCGACCTGCGCCGCGACCCCTACCTCTCGGCCGTCATGGCCGGCGAGATGCTGAAGCGCGACGCTGGACGCATCGCCCTGAAGATCGGCCGTGAGCTGACTCTCGGCGAGGTCTACCTCGCGCACTTCCTCGGGCCGGAGGACGCCGAGAACTTCCTGTCCCAGGTGGTCGACAAGCCGACCGCCGCCGCGGCAACCCTTCTGCCCGGCCCGGCCCGGGCCAACCGGTCGATCTTCTTTGCCGGCACCACCGGCCGGGGCCGCCACCGCAAGCCCGCGAGCCTCTCGGTCGCCCAGGTGCACCAGAAGTTCGAGGCGATGATGAACGCCCGCGGCGACCGCTACCGCGACGTCCGCACCGTGGCCGGCCTTGTCGCGCTCGCCGACGCCGAGACCGTTCAGTAG
- a CDS encoding protein of unknown function; putative exported protein (Evidence 5 : Unknown function): MRPIRTLGFAALIAVAAGSLAPAQAQYYDDGYDAPPPRARAYRDRDWGGPPPRRAMGLNCDAVQSGISGLQPFSCPLPSPRPLGARCFCDMPVSFLNGPRTAVGRVAP, encoded by the coding sequence ATGCGTCCCATTCGTACTCTCGGTTTCGCGGCCCTGATCGCCGTCGCGGCCGGAAGCCTCGCGCCCGCTCAGGCACAATATTACGACGACGGCTACGATGCGCCTCCGCCCCGCGCACGGGCCTATCGCGATCGCGACTGGGGTGGCCCGCCGCCGCGCCGAGCCATGGGCCTCAATTGCGATGCCGTGCAATCGGGCATCAGCGGCTTGCAGCCGTTCTCCTGCCCTCTGCCCAGCCCGCGCCCGCTGGGCGCCCGCTGCTTCTGCGATATGCCGGTGTCGTTCCTGAACGGTCCGCGTACGGCCGTCGGACGCGTCGCACCGTAA
- the coaA gene encoding pantothenate kinase (Evidence 2a : Function from experimental evidences in other organisms; PubMedId : 1311303, 1328157, 3073109; Product type e : enzyme), translating into MIGAPIPSAGIEPEERQNPVTGHGPSRLSPYRIFSRDEWAQLRADAPLTLSAEDIGRLQSLNDPISIEEVVAIYLPLSRLLSLYVAATQGLFKATQRFLLADHDTKVPYIIGLAGSVAVGKSTTARVLKALLARWPNTPKVDLITTDGFLHPNAELQRMGAMERKGFPESYDSAALLRFLADIKAGHRRVAAPVYSHLVYDVVPGEEQVIESPDILIVEGLNVLQPARLPRDGTAIPFVSDFFDFSIYLDGHEDDLHRWYVNRFLRLRQTAFRDPLSYFRKYAEVTETEALEIADRLWTTINLPNLRDNILPTRQRAGLILAKGPSHRIESVALRRL; encoded by the coding sequence ATGATCGGCGCCCCGATCCCGTCGGCGGGGATCGAACCGGAGGAGCGCCAGAATCCGGTGACCGGCCACGGGCCGAGCCGCCTCTCCCCCTATCGGATCTTTTCGCGGGACGAATGGGCGCAGCTACGTGCCGACGCCCCGTTGACGCTGAGCGCCGAGGATATCGGCCGCCTGCAATCGCTCAATGACCCGATCTCGATCGAGGAGGTCGTGGCGATCTACCTGCCGCTCTCCCGCCTGCTCTCGCTCTACGTTGCGGCAACCCAGGGGCTGTTCAAGGCGACGCAGCGCTTCCTGCTCGCCGACCACGACACCAAGGTGCCCTACATCATCGGCCTTGCCGGCTCGGTGGCGGTCGGCAAATCGACCACGGCACGGGTGCTGAAGGCGCTGCTGGCCCGCTGGCCCAACACGCCGAAGGTCGATCTCATCACGACCGACGGCTTCCTTCACCCCAACGCCGAATTGCAGCGTATGGGCGCGATGGAGCGGAAGGGTTTTCCCGAGAGCTACGACAGCGCGGCGCTTCTGCGGTTCCTTGCCGACATCAAGGCCGGGCACAGGCGCGTCGCCGCCCCGGTCTATTCCCACCTCGTCTACGATGTGGTGCCCGGCGAGGAGCAGGTGATTGAATCGCCCGACATCCTCATTGTCGAGGGCCTGAACGTCCTCCAGCCGGCGCGCCTGCCGCGGGACGGCACCGCGATCCCCTTCGTCTCCGACTTCTTCGACTTCTCGATCTATCTCGACGGGCACGAGGACGACCTGCACCGCTGGTACGTCAACCGCTTCCTGCGCCTGCGCCAGACCGCCTTCCGCGATCCGCTCTCCTATTTCCGCAAATACGCCGAGGTCACCGAGACCGAGGCGCTGGAGATCGCCGACCGGCTGTGGACGACGATCAACCTACCGAACCTGCGCGACAACATCCTGCCCACGCGCCAACGGGCCGGTCTGATCCTGGCCAAGGGGCCGAGCCATCGCATCGAGAGCGTGGCGCTCCGACGGCTGTGA
- a CDS encoding Methyl-accepting chemotaxis sensory transducer (fragment) — protein sequence MPARRGRGFAVVASEVKELANQTARATEEIGRQIGQIQGSTDQAVGAIGGIGTRIREIAGVAASIATAVEEQGAATQEIVRNVAQASAGTSEVTTNIAGVAGAAEETGAAAAQVLASASELSRQSEHLNAEVGNFLATVRAA from the coding sequence GTGCCGGCGAGGCGGGGGCGAGGCTTCGCGGTCGTGGCTTCCGAGGTCAAGGAACTCGCCAACCAGACCGCGCGCGCCACCGAGGAGATCGGGCGGCAGATCGGCCAGATCCAGGGATCGACGGATCAAGCGGTCGGCGCGATCGGCGGGATCGGCACGCGCATCCGCGAAATCGCGGGCGTCGCGGCCTCGATCGCGACGGCGGTGGAGGAGCAGGGCGCGGCGACCCAGGAGATCGTGCGCAACGTTGCCCAGGCATCCGCCGGGACGAGCGAGGTGACGACGAACATCGCGGGTGTGGCGGGTGCGGCCGAGGAGACGGGTGCAGCCGCCGCGCAGGTGCTGGCCTCGGCCTCCGAGCTGTCGCGCCAATCCGAGCACCTCAATGCCGAGGTCGGGAACTTCCTCGCCACCGTGCGCGCCGCCTGA
- a CDS encoding putative response regulator receiver (Evidence 3 : Putative function from multiple computational evidences; Product type r : regulator), whose product MNDTFRDRSHRGLADDPLLPSMKLDQIGQALASCYDNLVAEGIPDHLAALVRRVDHAERAAPAKVERPDARIALVVEDERDTRELAESVLEETELRVIGCDSAERALSVLQERGGDVALVFADIRLAGAMDGLQLARAIATLWPRTRLVVTSGVEPEHGTSLPEGAVFIPKPWRAFDVLVEAERAARDPSPPVS is encoded by the coding sequence TTGAACGACACGTTTCGAGACCGATCGCATCGGGGGCTCGCCGATGATCCGCTTCTGCCGAGCATGAAACTCGATCAGATCGGCCAGGCGCTCGCCTCCTGCTACGACAACCTCGTCGCCGAGGGCATTCCCGACCATCTCGCTGCTCTGGTTCGGCGGGTCGATCACGCCGAACGCGCCGCGCCGGCGAAGGTTGAGCGTCCGGACGCCCGCATCGCCCTCGTGGTCGAGGACGAGCGCGACACCCGCGAACTGGCCGAGAGCGTACTGGAAGAGACCGAGTTGCGCGTGATCGGCTGCGACAGCGCCGAGCGTGCCTTGAGCGTCCTGCAGGAGAGAGGCGGCGACGTCGCTCTGGTCTTCGCCGATATCCGCCTCGCGGGGGCGATGGATGGGCTTCAGCTTGCTCGAGCCATCGCCACCCTCTGGCCGCGCACCCGGCTGGTCGTGACCTCCGGCGTCGAACCGGAGCACGGGACGTCCTTGCCGGAAGGGGCGGTGTTCATCCCGAAGCCGTGGCGCGCCTTCGACGTGCTGGTCGAGGCCGAGCGGGCCGCCCGCGATCCGTCGCCCCCGGTCAGCTGA
- a CDS encoding protein of unknown function (Evidence 5 : Unknown function), producing the protein MEYRKSFRFSEKLAIHTSASSRFPSDQARRGKKVRRTTV; encoded by the coding sequence GTGGAGTACCGCAAGTCATTTCGGTTCTCCGAAAAGCTAGCCATCCATACCTCGGCCTCTTCTAGGTTTCCAAGTGATCAGGCGAGGCGGGGGAAAAAAGTCAGACGAACCACGGTTTGA
- the gap gene encoding granule-associated protein (Evidence 2a : Function from experimental evidences in other organisms; PubMedId : 12399487, 16926146, 9090123; Product type f : factor) has protein sequence MTNTPNYEVPTEMRDFAEKSVEQARKAFDSFIGAARRTADTVQGSTDLARSNATSISSRGFEYAEQNVNAAFDLAQKLVRSRDVQEAMQHQAEFVRAQFAAIQAQAKEFGGLAQSAFQQSAENAKSVMQQGAADARQAYEQGVETARENANDAQKSSS, from the coding sequence GTGACAAACACTCCGAACTACGAAGTCCCGACCGAGATGCGCGACTTCGCCGAGAAGAGCGTCGAGCAGGCCCGCAAGGCGTTCGATTCGTTCATCGGCGCGGCCCGCCGCACCGCCGACACCGTCCAGGGCTCGACCGACCTCGCCCGCAGCAACGCCACCAGCATCTCCTCGCGCGGCTTCGAGTACGCTGAGCAGAACGTCAACGCCGCGTTCGACCTGGCGCAGAAGCTCGTGCGCTCGCGCGATGTCCAGGAGGCCATGCAACACCAGGCGGAGTTCGTGCGCGCGCAGTTCGCGGCGATTCAGGCGCAGGCCAAGGAGTTCGGTGGCCTCGCACAGAGCGCGTTTCAGCAGAGCGCCGAGAACGCCAAGAGCGTCATGCAGCAGGGTGCCGCCGACGCTCGCCAAGCCTACGAGCAGGGCGTCGAGACGGCCCGCGAGAATGCCAACGACGCGCAGAAGTCTTCTTCCTGA
- a CDS encoding putative sensor histidine kinase (Evidence 3 : Putative function from multiple computational evidences; Product type r : regulator) yields MPRTTGDRAMKGFMTRVRMSDRAVQASYLGDDAAIRDALARWRDDASIAHLVREGSALLVLDEAAERILYAVGAALPLRAGVAGSDGTVLAALRLSEQIRRAGALGARPRMIRLRFDPRGVAPPVVALAARVEIDEGHSVLLLAPIGSLPALRPFDSGPAKADPPPADSGPDVAKSEASSPSPVPSPAPEVETAELPLRVIWRSDADGVLTHVSRTHPDLAEALSGRSWAMLAADGVIEGAALTEALAGRRTFRTLPLLVRGRAFEHALEISGAPAGRSTDDFSGFGGFAILGERHARVMESAVEDEEDGPENLQEEAPVDETEAESGLSVNEHAAFREVARVLGLRFAPDEDGDDAAPMPARAESAPSGSVMPFPIPQGRLSEAETRARLALTELLESLPLGVLVYRGSEMLFASRTFLDLTGYADLPALRQAGLAHLFRGLPPRDREIIGPVPFARPEGGTVALLVDRAGLVWEGAQAEICLARAMPAAGDIQLPAVPANAARLRAEKVLDSLEDGVVTLDAEGRVVGLNPSAAELVHAHPKEVVGGRFADLFAPESLSALETAVTDSRRSGTSEVHGVTVRTGAAALRLRIARLLGEDAPGYCASLREIRDEDVAPPAPVAEVARRSEPEAEGVWKANALARVSREIRPSLNAILGLTDMMLSDRFDRADAERLEAYLREVRLSGGRIAGLIDDLRDLAEIQAGRGKLTFADLALNELVASCIAVQQPQAARDRIVLRTSLAPNLPAMKADERSIRQAALTVLGNAIRVTEAGGQVIVSTTLAEQGEVALRVRDTGTGMTEDELMSALEPFGADLGAVPEEDEKGFGLTLTKALVEANRGRFRISSRKDEGTLVEMLFPAA; encoded by the coding sequence ATGCCCCGAACGACCGGCGACAGGGCGATGAAGGGGTTCATGACCAGGGTTCGGATGTCGGACCGCGCAGTGCAGGCTTCCTATCTGGGCGACGATGCGGCGATTCGTGACGCGTTGGCGCGCTGGAGAGACGACGCATCGATCGCGCATCTCGTTCGCGAGGGCAGCGCTCTGCTCGTTCTCGACGAGGCCGCCGAGCGCATCCTCTACGCCGTCGGTGCGGCGCTCCCGCTGCGGGCGGGCGTCGCCGGTTCGGACGGCACCGTTCTCGCGGCTCTTCGCCTGTCCGAGCAGATCCGCCGCGCCGGTGCCCTGGGCGCGCGGCCCCGCATGATCCGCTTGCGCTTCGATCCCCGCGGTGTCGCGCCGCCCGTGGTCGCCCTTGCCGCGCGGGTCGAGATCGACGAGGGGCATTCGGTCCTGCTCCTTGCTCCGATCGGATCCTTGCCGGCCTTGCGGCCGTTCGACAGCGGCCCGGCCAAGGCCGACCCGCCCCCGGCGGATTCGGGCCCGGATGTCGCGAAGTCCGAGGCCTCGTCGCCTTCCCCGGTGCCATCCCCGGCGCCGGAAGTGGAAACGGCGGAACTGCCGCTCCGTGTGATCTGGCGCAGCGATGCCGATGGCGTGCTGACCCATGTCTCGCGCACCCATCCCGATCTCGCCGAAGCCCTGTCCGGCCGCTCCTGGGCCATGCTCGCCGCCGACGGTGTGATCGAGGGCGCGGCGCTGACGGAAGCGCTCGCGGGCCGGCGCACGTTTCGGACCCTGCCGCTGCTGGTGCGCGGACGTGCCTTCGAGCACGCGCTCGAAATCTCGGGCGCTCCTGCGGGCCGTTCGACCGACGATTTCTCCGGGTTCGGCGGCTTCGCGATCCTCGGCGAGCGTCACGCCCGTGTGATGGAGAGCGCGGTCGAGGATGAGGAAGACGGACCGGAGAACCTGCAGGAGGAGGCCCCGGTCGATGAGACGGAGGCCGAATCCGGCCTGTCGGTGAACGAGCATGCCGCCTTCCGCGAGGTCGCGCGCGTCCTCGGATTGCGGTTCGCCCCCGACGAAGACGGGGACGACGCGGCGCCGATGCCCGCGCGCGCCGAATCCGCGCCGAGCGGCTCGGTGATGCCCTTTCCGATCCCGCAGGGCCGCCTTTCGGAGGCTGAGACGCGCGCGCGGCTCGCACTCACCGAGCTGCTCGAGAGCTTGCCTCTCGGCGTGCTCGTCTACCGCGGCAGCGAGATGCTGTTCGCCAGCCGCACCTTCCTCGATCTCACCGGCTACGCGGATCTGCCGGCCCTGCGTCAGGCGGGTCTCGCGCATCTCTTCCGCGGGCTGCCGCCCAGGGATCGGGAGATCATCGGGCCGGTGCCCTTCGCGCGGCCCGAGGGCGGCACGGTGGCGCTTCTCGTCGATCGGGCCGGCCTCGTCTGGGAGGGAGCGCAGGCCGAAATCTGCCTTGCGCGCGCCATGCCCGCTGCCGGCGATATCCAACTCCCGGCTGTTCCGGCCAATGCCGCGCGGCTGCGGGCGGAAAAGGTGCTGGACAGTCTGGAGGACGGCGTCGTCACGCTCGATGCCGAGGGCCGCGTCGTCGGCCTGAATCCGAGCGCTGCCGAACTCGTCCATGCCCATCCCAAGGAGGTCGTGGGCGGTCGCTTTGCCGACCTGTTCGCGCCCGAGAGCCTGTCGGCGCTGGAGACCGCCGTCACCGATTCCCGCCGCTCGGGGACGAGCGAGGTCCACGGCGTCACCGTGCGCACCGGGGCGGCGGCGTTGCGCCTGCGCATTGCCCGGCTGCTCGGGGAGGATGCACCGGGCTATTGTGCCAGCCTGCGCGAGATCCGCGATGAGGACGTGGCGCCTCCGGCTCCGGTCGCGGAGGTCGCGCGGCGGAGCGAGCCCGAGGCGGAGGGTGTCTGGAAGGCCAACGCGCTCGCGCGGGTCAGCCGCGAGATCCGCCCGTCGCTCAACGCGATCCTCGGCCTCACCGACATGATGCTCTCCGACCGCTTTGACCGGGCGGATGCGGAGCGCCTGGAGGCCTATCTTCGCGAGGTGCGTCTCTCCGGCGGCCGGATCGCTGGCCTGATCGACGACTTGCGGGATCTCGCCGAGATTCAGGCCGGCCGTGGCAAGCTCACCTTCGCCGACCTTGCGCTGAACGAGCTGGTCGCCTCCTGCATCGCCGTGCAGCAGCCCCAGGCGGCGCGTGACCGCATCGTCCTGCGCACCAGCCTCGCCCCCAATCTGCCGGCGATGAAGGCGGACGAGCGTTCGATCCGGCAGGCGGCGCTGACCGTGCTCGGAAACGCGATCCGCGTGACGGAGGCCGGCGGACAGGTAATCGTCTCGACCACGCTCGCCGAGCAGGGAGAGGTCGCCCTGCGTGTGCGCGACACCGGCACCGGGATGACCGAGGACGAGCTGATGAGCGCACTCGAGCCGTTCGGGGCCGATCTCGGCGCTGTTCCGGAGGAGGACGAGAAGGGGTTCGGCCTGACGCTGACCAAGGCGCTCGTCGAGGCCAATCGCGGACGGTTCCGCATCAGCAGCCGCAAGGACGAAGGCACCCTCGTCGAGATGCTGTTTCCAGCCGCCTGA
- a CDS encoding protein of unknown function (Evidence 5 : Unknown function) — protein MMVALAERRGLSGKHGAGGFAESVTRAILPAARLTRRDRYELPRLGSRPCLAVPWLSDDGSRRVARHAGPWPIRE, from the coding sequence TTGATGGTCGCTCTCGCGGAACGCCGCGGCCTTTCCGGCAAGCACGGGGCGGGAGGCTTCGCCGAATCGGTAACCCGAGCAATACTTCCCGCGGCGCGCCTGACGCGCAGAGACCGCTACGAGCTGCCGCGACTCGGCAGCCGACCTTGCTTGGCCGTGCCGTGGCTCTCGGATGACGGCTCAAGGCGGGTCGCGCGTCACGCCGGGCCGTGGCCGATTCGGGAGTAA
- a CDS encoding protein of unknown function (Evidence 5 : Unknown function) — protein MPANCPALPWGCHNLGRVCATSGGVTVAHTPLAPSRRVSDDNDAGPFDWIAADHQDFLPRSSQERASHPVLRRHHHEFPDGA, from the coding sequence TTGCCCGCAAATTGCCCCGCACTGCCTTGGGGATGCCACAACCTCGGCCGTGTTTGCGCCACATCCGGCGGCGTAACTGTTGCCCATACGCCGCTGGCGCCATCACGAAGAGTGAGCGACGACAACGATGCAGGGCCGTTCGATTGGATCGCCGCGGACCACCAAGATTTCCTCCCACGCTCCTCGCAAGAGCGGGCGTCCCACCCCGTCCTCCGACGCCATCACCATGAATTCCCGGACGGGGCGTGA